A single Anopheles maculipalpis chromosome 3RL, idAnoMacuDA_375_x, whole genome shotgun sequence DNA region contains:
- the LOC126565192 gene encoding protein transport protein Sec61 subunit alpha, giving the protein MSSDSADPFYWIRVILASNRGTLMELGISPIVTSGLIMQLLAGAKIIEVGDTPKDRALFNGAQKLFGMVITIGQAIVYVMTGMYGDPAEIGAGVCLLIIIQLFVAGLIVLLLDELLQKGYGLGSGISLFIATNICETIVWKAFSPATVNTGRGTEFEGAVIALFHLLATRQDKVRALREAFYRQNLPNLMNLLATVLVFAVVIYFQGFRVDLPIKSARYRGQYSSYPIKLFYTSNIPIILQSALVSNLYVISQMLAVKFHGNFLINLLGVWADVGGGGPARSYPIGGLCYYLSPPESLGHIVADPIHAVLYIVFMLGSCAFFSKTWIDVSGSSAKDVAKQLKEQQMVMRGHRENSMIHELNRYIPTAAAFGGLCIGALSVLADFMGAIGSGTGILLAVTIIYQYFEIFVKEQSEMGGMGTLLF; this is encoded by the coding sequence ATGAGTTCCGATTCGGCCGATCCCTTCTACTGGATACGTGTCATTCTAGCGTCGAACCGTGGCACACTGATGGAGCTCGGTATTTCACCGATCGTAACGTCCGGTTTGATTATGCAGCTGTTGGCTGGTGCGAAAATTATCGAGGTCGGTGATACGCCCAAGGATCGGGCACTGTTTAACGGAGCCCAGAAGCTGTTCGGCATGGTGATCACCATCGGACAGGCGATCGTGTACGTAATGACGGGCATGTACGGTGATCCGGCGGAAATTGGTGCGGGCGTGTGTTTGCTCATTATCATCCAACTGTTTGTGGCCGGATTGattgtgctgctgttggatGAGTTGCTGCAGAAGGGATACGGGCTTGGCAGCGGTATTTCGCTGTTTATTGCTACGAACATTTGCGAAACAATCGTGTGGAAAGCGTTCTCGCCTGCTACCGTCAATACGGGCCGAGGAACCGAGTTCGAGGGTGCTGTCATTGCGTTGTTCCATCTGCTGGCCACGCGTCAGGATAAGGTGCGAGCACTGCGGGAAGCTTTCTACCGTCAAAATCTACCGAATCTGATGAACCTGCTGGCGACGGTGCTCGTGTTTGCGGTGGTCATATACTTCCAAGGCTTCCGTGTGGATCTACCGATCAAGTCGGCCCGGTACCGCGGACAGTACAGCAGCTACCCCATCAAGCTGTTCTACACGTCGAACATTCCGATCATTCTGCAGTCGGCGCTCGTATCCAATTTGTACGTTATTTCGCAAATGTTGGCCGTCAAGTTCCATGGTAACTTCCTGATCAATCTGCTCGGTGTGTGGGCCGATGTGGGCGGCGGTGGTCCGGCACGTTCGTACCCGATTGGAGGGCTTTGCTACTACCTGTCGCCACCGGAATCGCTTGGACATATTGTGGCCGATCCGATCCATGCTGTGCTGTACATTGTGTTTATGTTGGGATCGTGCGCATTCTTCTCGAAGACGTGGATTGATGTGTCGGGCAGCTCGGCAAAGGATGTGGCCAAGCAGCTAAAGGAGCAGCAGATGGTGATGCGTGGCCATCGGGAAAATTCGATGATTCACGAGCTAAACCGTTACATCCCGACGGCGGCCGCTTTCGGTGGACTCTGTATCGGCGCACTGTCGGTGTTGGCCGATTTTATGGGTGCGATCGGATCCGGTACTGGTATACTGTTGGCCGTTACCATCATCTACCAGTACTTTGAAATCTTCGTCAAGGAACAGTCCGAGATGGGTGGTATGGGCACGTTACTGTTTTAA